From one Streptomyces sp. NBC_01478 genomic stretch:
- a CDS encoding GlxA family transcriptional regulator: MQTTSQHRVAVLALPGVLALDFGIPVQAFGTDPHYDVTVCTDPAAGPIRSSGGFELAARTGLEALDDVDTVVVPGYEIPDAAVPGSVLRALRAVHARGGRIVSICTGAFALAAAGLLDGRQATTHWQEAGRLQRLYPRISVVPNRLFVDDSDILTSAGVTAGIDLCLHIIRRDHGAAAANTRARALVAPPQRVGGQAQFIERLRPAASGTELAPVRDWILANLAHHHTLDTLAQHAHMSRRTFARRFREETGTSPLAWLTSARLDWARELLETTTVAIEQIGHLSGLGSPAALRATFHRYLGTSPQQYRTLFQHQTDTSNTAS, from the coding sequence ATGCAGACGACCAGCCAACACCGTGTTGCAGTCCTGGCGCTTCCCGGCGTTCTCGCGCTCGACTTCGGGATCCCCGTTCAGGCATTCGGGACGGACCCGCACTACGACGTCACGGTGTGCACCGATCCGGCAGCCGGGCCCATCCGCAGCAGCGGCGGCTTCGAGCTGGCCGCGCGCACCGGCCTCGAAGCGCTGGACGACGTCGACACAGTGGTTGTTCCCGGCTATGAGATCCCGGACGCGGCGGTGCCCGGCAGCGTCCTGCGGGCATTGCGTGCCGTCCATGCCCGCGGTGGGCGGATCGTCTCGATCTGCACCGGTGCCTTCGCCCTGGCGGCCGCGGGGCTCCTCGACGGACGCCAAGCGACGACTCACTGGCAGGAAGCCGGCCGCCTGCAGCGCCTGTATCCGCGGATCTCCGTCGTGCCGAACCGGCTGTTCGTCGACGACTCGGACATCCTTACCTCCGCGGGCGTGACCGCGGGCATCGACCTTTGCCTGCACATCATCCGCCGCGACCACGGAGCCGCCGCAGCAAACACCCGCGCCCGGGCCCTGGTGGCGCCACCGCAACGAGTGGGCGGGCAGGCCCAGTTCATCGAACGTCTTCGTCCGGCCGCGAGCGGCACCGAGCTTGCCCCCGTCCGCGACTGGATACTGGCCAACCTCGCACACCACCACACCCTGGACACACTTGCGCAACACGCGCACATGTCCCGCCGCACATTCGCTCGGCGCTTCCGCGAGGAGACGGGCACCTCGCCACTGGCCTGGCTGACCAGCGCCCGCCTCGACTGGGCGCGAGAGCTGCTCGAAACAACAACCGTGGCCATCGAGCAGATCGGCCACCTCAGCGGCCTTGGCAGTCCCGCCGCACTCCGAGCCACCTTCCACCGATACCTCGGCACTTCACCCCAGCAGTACCGCACCCTTTTCCAGCACCAGACCGACACCTCGAACACAGCATCATGA
- a CDS encoding HD domain-containing protein, producing the protein MTFTLDLPTGPLADAVLRAVQSSESASIANHSVRSFFFAQLLAEHEGALDDAAYDRDLLFAATVLHDLGVGDLAQGDARFEVEGADLAAALLTEHGVDAQDVDRVWEAIALHASPGIAQRRGLLAYLTYEGIAADFGLNAEIVADWEKEIHSVYPRLAMIRSLTDAITERAARSAAAAPLYSIGGELLRERRADGITTLELAAASSPWGE; encoded by the coding sequence ATGACATTCACCCTCGATCTGCCGACCGGGCCGCTGGCCGATGCTGTGCTCCGCGCGGTGCAGTCCTCGGAGAGCGCCTCGATCGCGAACCACAGCGTGCGCAGCTTCTTCTTCGCGCAGCTTCTCGCCGAACACGAAGGCGCCCTGGACGATGCCGCCTACGACCGTGATCTGCTCTTTGCGGCGACTGTCCTGCACGACCTGGGGGTCGGCGACCTCGCTCAGGGCGACGCACGGTTCGAGGTGGAGGGCGCGGATCTTGCTGCCGCGCTGCTGACTGAGCACGGTGTCGACGCGCAGGACGTGGACCGGGTGTGGGAGGCGATCGCCCTGCATGCCTCGCCTGGGATCGCCCAACGGCGTGGACTGCTCGCCTACCTGACGTATGAGGGCATCGCTGCCGACTTCGGACTCAACGCGGAGATCGTTGCCGATTGGGAGAAGGAGATCCACAGCGTGTATCCGCGGCTGGCGATGATCCGGTCGCTGACTGACGCCATTACGGAAAGGGCCGCACGGTCCGCCGCGGCGGCACCCCTCTACTCGATCGGCGGCGAACTGCTGCGCGAACGCCGCGCCGACGGCATCACCACCCTCGAACTCGCCGCCGCATCCTCCCCCTGGGGAGAGTGA